GCAACCGCATATCGAATGCTAATGACACTGGTGCAGGCTGGTTACGTAACCCGCGATGAAAGCGCCAAAAGCTACGCATTGAGTCTCAAAGTCCTGTCGCTGACGCGCAACCTGATCCGCGAAGATGATCGCGCGTTGCAGATCGTCTCATGCATCCGCCAGATTGCTGAGGAGACAGGCGAAACGGTGCACTATTCCATGCTGGAAGGCGACAGCGCCGTGCTGCTGTTTCGCGCCAAGGGCACCCAGCGCGTCAGCGTGGACTTCCAGATCGGCGACCGATCCGCCCTGCCCTCGACATCCATCGGAAAGGTTCTGCTGGCCTATCAGGATGCGCGGTTTACGGATGCGGTTATTGCCAAGGGCTTACCGCAGGTTGCACCTAAGACCATTACCGACCCCGACGCCCTGCGACGGGAACTGGCGCTGGTTCGCGCGCAGCGCTACGCCTTCGACGACATGGAATTTGCCCCCGACATGCGCTGCGTTGCCGTTGCCGTGTTTGAACGCGGTGGAATTGTCCCCGGCGGCATCGCTATCTCCGGCCCCAGCAGCCGGTTTGACATCGCCAAGCTGAAAGAATTGCGCGAAGTTCTATTGAGCCACGCAAAGGCGCTGTCGGACAAGCTGGGGGGATAATTTTACCATAGGCACCATGTTCGAGGCTTCGGGCGCCATGCCGGTGGTGTTTCCATCCTTTAAACCAGGATCGGCGAAGAGGGAGCGCCTCTCTCTCCCCGAGCGGGGCGAGCGCCTGAGCTTCAACCTCGTGGTTTGCGTAACGATTTCCGAAAACGATCGCGCAGATCATGGGCGCCCCGGAGCCCAGAATAGATACATACCCGCCATTGTTGCACCCCCACCTTGCAAGCCCCTATCCCTGCCGATCTATCGTCACTCGAAAGCTGGCATCTGGTAGCACGCCTTATGGCACGCATCTCCCAAAATGCAAAGAGAAATTATTGCCACCATATCCGATTGACGCGGTGTATATT
This genomic stretch from Devosia sp. YIM 151766 harbors:
- a CDS encoding IclR family transcriptional regulator; translated protein: MSTLDTNISATALKALSVLDFLGEQQRPLSVIEVATGMGADRATAYRMLMTLVQAGYVTRDESAKSYALSLKVLSLTRNLIREDDRALQIVSCIRQIAEETGETVHYSMLEGDSAVLLFRAKGTQRVSVDFQIGDRSALPSTSIGKVLLAYQDARFTDAVIAKGLPQVAPKTITDPDALRRELALVRAQRYAFDDMEFAPDMRCVAVAVFERGGIVPGGIAISGPSSRFDIAKLKELREVLLSHAKALSDKLGG